A window of Mangifera indica cultivar Alphonso chromosome 11, CATAS_Mindica_2.1, whole genome shotgun sequence contains these coding sequences:
- the LOC123228806 gene encoding 50S ribosomal protein L31, chloroplastic, producing MALSLPNTFLQIKPSTPILPTKKVKCAAVGINHRTQVVTCRKKDIHPEFYEDAKVYCNGELVMTTGGTRKEYVVDVWSGNHPFYLGSRSALLVDADQVEKFRKRYAGLDEIMEIPVLTGEVVLPPKRKSASAKKGKKK from the exons ATGGCGCTTAGTTTACCCAACACATTCCTCCAAATAAAACCCTCTACTCCAATTCTTCCCACCAAAAAG GTAAAATGTGCAGCAGTGGGAATCAATCACAGGACCCAGGTTGTGACGTGTCGAAAGAAGGACATACATCCGGAATTCTACGAGGATGCGAAGGTCTATTGTAACGGTGAGCTGGTGATGACGACGGGTGGGACACGGAAGGAGTACGTGGTGGATGTTTGGTCTGGGAACCATCCCTTCTACTTGGGCAGCCGCTCTGCTCTTCTTGTTGACGCCGACCAAGTGGAGAAGTTCCGTAAGAGGTATGCAGGATTGGACGAGATAATGGAAATCCCTGTACTTACGGGTGAGGTTGTGCTCCCACCTAAGCGCAAATCTGCTTCTGCTAAAAAAGGCAAGAAGAAGTAG